GTCCGCAGATAATATTAGCGCATGCGCAAACTGTGTTGATCCTGATCCGCGCGAATGTGTAGAGTTCCCAAACTTCAAGACCTTGACACAAGACCAAGTTTCTTTGATTATTGGAAAGGCAGCCATGAAATCTTGTCCTTTAGATCCTGCTCCTACATCTGTGGTTCTACAGGTTCTTGATGTGCTGTTACCGGTAATCACCTGTATGATCAACATGTCGTTTGAATCTGGTCTGTTCGCAGAGGAATGGAGGCAGGCCCCCGTATTGCCTACGTTAAAGAAGTGTGGTCTACACATCGCGCACAAAAACTTTCGTCCAGTAAGCAATCTCCCGTATGTCTCCAAGTTATCTGAAAGAGCAGGTGCTGatcaatagtccagtttcgaattaataTAAACATTAGCGACACATTCATActgggttagcctcgacgtaaagtaaaatattcagagattctagcaagtaagtgtttgaaatttgaatatacacaatagacagagtaataaacaggtctttttctcgttggagtttgtgaatatattacttcagattgaggctaaggctgtaaaaaatgcgtcttcacttctttaattcagcggtcatagcgaactcgaaaatagACTATTGATTGATCATATGACGATCAATGGTCTGCACCTTGAGCTACAGTCGGCCTACAAGAAACATCATAGTACTGAATCAGCccttttaaaagtgaagaacgaCATCTTATTGAATATGGATGGGCAGAAGGTGAGCTTGCTGGCTCTTTTAGATCTCAGCGCAGCTTTCGCTACTGTACGCCACGACATCTTGCTGGATCGGTTGAGGTCAAGACTTGGTGTGACTGACCAGGCACTCAACTGGTTTACATCTTACCTCTCCGACCGTACACAGCATGTTGCAGTTAATGGAGGGCTGTCAGATACCTTTCCGCTCGCGCAAGGGGTGCAGTAAGAGTCATGCCTTGGCCCGCTACTGTTAACAGTATACACCAGCGAACTATTCGACGTAGTGGGTCGACACTTGCCAAGCGTGCACTCTTACGCCGATGACACGCAATTGTAGTTGGCGTTCAGTCCAAACGTGCAGGGTGATGGCGCAAGTGCGGTAAACGCTATGTGTGTTACATCATGGATTTAAGAAAGTGGATGATTAGAGACCGACTTATGTTAAATGATGATAAGACTGAGTTTTTGCTTCTTGGTACCCAGCAACAGCTTGCTAAGGTTGACATTGATGGTGTTACTGTTTGTGAGTCTGTTGTGAACACAAAGCCGGTTGTCAAGAATCTAGGTTTCTGGTTTGATTCTCAACTTAGTATATCTACTCATATTAGCAAGCTCTGTAGCTCAGCTTTCTTTCATCTACATTACATCAGTCGTATTCGCAAGTTCCTAAGCCCCGGGGAAACTAAGTCCTTGGTGCATGCATTCGTTACTTCTCGCTTTGACTACTGCAATAGCCTTTTCTATGGTCTACCTGCCTCGCAGCTTAACAAGGTTCAGCGTGTTTTAAACACTGCAGCAAGGCTTGTTTGCTTCGCTCCGTGCTTCAGTTATATTACACCACTGATGTATGAGCTACATTGGCTTCCGTTAAAGTAGCGCATCCATTTTAAGATTTTGTTATCTACATTCAAGGCTATCCATGGTATAGCCCCTACATACATTCAGAACTTAGTTTCTTTGAAATCGCAAGGCACATATAACCTCAGATCGTCAGGTGGGATTTTGCTAGCATCGTCAACATTTAGAACTAAGGTCACACTAGGCGATAGGTTCGCGATATTCCAAACTTGCATACTTTTAAGAGCAATCTTAAGACGTaccttttcaagtttgcttatggttgaatgaattttaattgttacatatcgatattttagatttttgtTGCGGGAGTGTATATATTcttattgttttgcttattgtaaataggtttttagttttttttcatgcttttatTACTAATGTAACGCacatttgatcatttttatgaatacctgcgcaatataagtaattcaattattattattgttattattattattataactagtAGGAGTAATCGGAGTTAAGGAGAgcgcgttcgatatgtttgttaggcgtgCGGGTAAcagttgagggggaagggtggatggttcttgcgatagataaatatgattatggcatattttgaagtAAGGGTTGCTGAAAGCGAaaccccaggggggggggggggggggttactcaacaaatttttatgcggggaggctccgccctgaggtccagccccttacccttttatataacatttttcacgaaaaaggtacctctttcatataccttctattgacaaatggtaccccttccacataccttgtttagaactttgcaccccttttaactgctgtaaatgcactgtcgtttagataggaatcaatcacaagaATAAAAGGTTTTCTCGCCTTTTTAAAGCCACataattcatctgttagccctttgaTCCCTTTCACAGActcaaatgacagatttcccgaCTCTTTCGTATGcttcaacgagtaaaatccctaccctttcatatatccgaagcctggaaaaggtacccctttcggcaGGAGCCTTCCCGTacaggccatcatagggagcaataattttctctgttatttttaagagcattcaatcatcaacttgtggaCAAAAAGGACTatactgaatttacttttttaatcttccacatctgaattcaaatttcgtactaaccctgagttatcttaacccggctttgaacaacccggcccaggtacTGTTAAAAGGCAAACAGTTGACAACGTTTCagatataattattaatttatttattgggAATTCCACATGTAGACAATAACCGAAAAATACTATAAAGTGAAACCGTTACTCGCAAGTCTTCTTAACTTGTGTTGGTATTAAATACTCAAAACCGCATTTTTTGTGGTGAACGCTGGGGAACAATGAATTGTGTTTAAACACTGATTCACTTGCACTACGCCTCTCAATTTCACACGTTTCAAGGGAATCATCAAGGCCTTcagtggaatgtgtgtgcggctcacgtcaatactttttccagtaatttggtcgaatgtgttgatttcagtgacttgaATGGCGTtactgtgggctggtttataagtttttccgaataaataacatagagctaaaatgttcgtttgtccggtgcgtaaaatatcacaagtcatcatgaaatggcgccgccgagcttcacatctcggtagatttactttgtggcacaacggccgccgagctacaaaagtcggtaaatttactttcagGCACAACttccgccgagctacacaactcggtatatttactttgtggaacaacggccgccgagccaaacaacccggtttgatgcatacAGCAGGAGTCGCACACATTTTTtaaagacagtgacgaaccatgctgaaaaatgtgagttgaaggcttaatccaaagtaaaattaacggcaaacttttgaaagatgaacgctttggaagattcaACAAACACAGAACGATAGGAGACCTTCAGCAAACTATTGCAAtgtgtacgctttacgaagattcagcaaacttttaaaagatgaacgccttacgaagacagaatagcagacctCAGCGAACGTTTGAAAGAGGAGCGCCGTAAGCAGGCGCCTCatagcgaggcaaatgtgtgtcgacataaatgcaatctcaaaaaaccTCGCTTGTTAattgcacagaacacccaacaatgcacagaacacccaccagaaattaggggttgcgttctcgtacaataggttattgttccagaacaaaagttaagagccCTCTTATGTAACCTTGCTCTGGTGTCTCTTTTGAGGGGCTTTGGTATCCTGAGCTGTCCAAGGGACActtcaattttgttgttgaagACAAAATTAAATACGAGTAAAGTGACAAAATGTCTCCCGGTTTTCTGCCGCAAATTTTTACATTGTAGATGAGAGGTGAAGGAAAAACAACGACCGTTCTCTTCGTGTGTTTTATTTCAACTTTTCATCATTATATccattttacaaattaaaaatttcaataATCTACAAACAGCCTAACAATCGGCTGGTGTTTAGCCTAATTCTTATACGCTGATCTCAACTAAATAGCTAAATAAATACATCCAACACACTATTACTACAGCAATTGATTAAATAATTatcaaattaaataataataaaattaaataataataataataactacaataattaattaaataatgaatAACTAAATACATACATTCGGCATGCTATTTCTACAGTAATTGAAATAAACAATTAGGTGATTAATTTCTTACAACGgggaaaaacaaatgacatttttacTTATTATAATTGTTACTTTAAATTCTAATCCTTGCCTCTTTCATTACGAAAGTTTCGTCATTTTCTACTGTTTTTACATGATTATTCTCTCGTGTAGAACTGAAGCAAACTCCGGTATTCCAAAAAAACATTATGACTAGATCATCACCTTATGGCTTTGCCGTTCTCGGCAACCCAGACGCAGCTTTATCGGACGAAGGATTTTCGTgggctaaaatttgaaactaaCATTCAACAATCATACGctattttttcgaattttttagGTGAGCACGAAGCGGACGTGGAGCGGGCGCGGCATTCCCCGTTGCGCGTGTCTCTCGCTGAAACGTGTTGATCATTCAGCTGAAAGCTGTTGAACTAcggtttatttttcaaattatgTTGTTGCCTCTGGTGAACAAATAAAGTAGTCCCGTTATAAGCTTTAAGTGAAATACAGTGACTTTATCAGCTCCACGTAAATTACCGGCACTTAATATACCTGCCGAATCCGGCAATGATTTAATAAAATCACAATTGGCAGGAAATAACCATGAAAGCCGACGTCCGTTTTCCTTCGCTCCCACCAAATTAGCTTCAGTTTGTTATGAGGAGAATACGATTGGGACCTCTTCAAGCGGCTGGAAATCAAGCCTAGAGATACACATGAAATCATCATTTACAGTCAATCTTGATTCTACCAAGAAACGACAAACCAGCTAACGGTCAGAGCGAGATTCAAACCCACTAGTCTGTCGTGAATGACACTTTGAAAGCAAGCTGGCAATTCTGGTGAGAGCTGTTCGTACTCATTTCTCATGGCGCTATTCATCATACTGTGAAACGATACTCGAAGCCTGTGGACTAAACTGCTAAAGACTGAGGCCATACATGTACAATGAATCGAAAGACTACTGAGCAGCACCTATTCAATTCTTAATCTTCAAGATTATCTATGACTCTTGAGTCTCCAGTGGGTAAAATCGTAAAGCGTTTACATTCTAATGAAAGCTACGGAGTAGTACTTTCCTATGGTGCTATTCAAATGCTGTATCGATGCGGTACAAGGTAATTCTAACTTGTGACGGCCTGCAAAGTAAAAAGGTGAGAGCTTTTGACTGATTTTTTGCAGTTGCCTGTTGTTAGTGGTGCTGAGCTTCCTTTATTTggtttattattactttttgagTCTGTGCACACATCTTAGTTCGAAAGTGCATGCATCTGCATGAACTTAAATGAACGCTTTTGAATACATTTGGAACTAACTGACGCATAAGCTGCTTCGATTCTAAACAGTCGGCCAACTACTTCTGCACTTGATCTATCGCTTAGGTCAAACTATGATTCGATATGATTGAACTGGCAATTAGTTATCTTAGAAACTAGCTTACATTACGAACATTTGTGATGAGGCTGATTAAGCAACTTTGGCCCCTGGGCCTTCTACCACATTTAACAACTTTTTCTCCCAATCCTGTTTTATCTTAAGCTTCGCAAAGTCAAGCAAATGCTTGTTTCTCAAAGCACCAGgcaacttctttttctttaacttgTCGATCGCTACAAGAATAAGCGAAGAATCTCGGCTGTCTGCCTCCCTTTGGACAGCCATGTGCAGCTCTTCTCGACAGAAGTTGCTGGCGAGGTAGTTGTCGGACAAGACAATCAGAACTTTGCGACTGCCGTAGACGCTGTCTGCCATGTTTTGGACGATAGGCAGTCCCAACTCAAAGTCTCGGGTGTGAATGCTGTaggatatttttttgttttcgagaATGGGAATCAGATTTTCATTGATCCAGGCCATATCTTTGGAGCTATAGCTGACGAAAAGCTGATGGCTCTTAACTCCGTTTTCAAAGTCATCtgcgaaacaaacaaacaacattgtttattatatattattatgtgtttttttttttaacaaatcgaTTTTTTTTCCCGACATACTGACTGCATATTTCCACTGTTAGCACTTTCCTACGTATATATACGCCCCAGCTACTAGGATTCCTCCTCACGATTCGCCTTAAAACAATTTGAGATATATTTCATATAGTTATTAAATACTGAACAGGGGACTTAGGTGACCCTGGGAAATCGGGTATCTTGGTTTGGTGACTATCATTGATCATTTATTTCACAATACACAGGCCTACCAAGCAGTTTTTGTAACACTCTCCACTGTAAGATTATAAATGTAGTGGTGTAAATTGGATGTATAAAATGTGTGATAAGAATGTATCGCTATATATAAGAATACAAgcactaaaaataaattaagagtGGCGTCAATAGCAGTTCTGACAGTTAGAATTACTAACCAGTTCCACTATGTTTGTTTATCTAATTCTAGATCTGAACGATGAGATATTTCTAATTTCTTTCGGAAGTCTAGACCGTAGGTATAGTCCGAAATGTCTCCGAATGTTTACCATATCTAACAGTGTTGAATCTGGATATTATTCTCAGTTCTTAAATTGTAcctcagggccgagttgttcaaagatgggttaagataacccagggttagtgcgagatttgaattaagatttgaaagcttaaaaagcatttcaattttaatttttttgtctacaagctgatgattggaagctcaaaaaatattagagaaaattatccgagaaaaaacttttgaacacaagaaaaagaaacctgggttaaatttaaccccggtttaagcgctaatcggccttcgaacgaTTGGGCCCAGGAACTTAGTTACAAATATGTAGGCAATAGACCCATATGATATTTGAACCGTAGTAATTGAAATATCTTGCAGTCGCCTGTTATGAAATGTGCTGAGATTGGATTTCCTTAACAGTTCATTATAAGTAAACGAGTTACTAGCTATTGAACAAAATACGGTGCGGCCTTTCCTGAAGCTTTTCTAATTTTCTCTCGTCTGATTCCCTGCAAAAGTCCCAGATAGTGGGACCGTGTTGGGTTAGGTAGTATGGCAGGGGCACCCCATtatggtttcctcctaaatacattgaaaacactttttaggctatccagagttctaaaatgcattctaagcgtcACTATAAactttgtatctgttcggtcatcctagggaaaCTTGAGTCTTTCTGAAACTACAAGGGCGTGAGGGTTATTTTCCCGAAGATTTTAGGTGAAATTTGGCGTATAACGAAAGTGAGACGTTTTCTGGTTCTTAACGTCAAACTTTtgaattcgaaaattttaggtttccttttttctacaaaaaatagCGTAACTCGGGAAGTAAAATGTGCAAAttcttcgaaaattgtacgtgaatggaACGGTAATCTCGAAATTTTTAGTCGTCctcaagaaatagaaaattctaggcaatatttgcttctccgatcAACtagtttacagaaaacagttgtGGGGTGCCTCTGGTATGGTAGCCTTACATATGTGTAATTTAGGTAATGTAGCATTCATAGGAATATGTAATATGTTTATAGAATTATGtaatttaggcattgaaattttttcctgtcttctgttgcaacggatggcaaggatggacatggattgaaatcTTAAACAGTTAAAACCAACATGTTTAAGTTTTGATGCTCTGCCcacaaaaatcgccaaaaaaatattatggttaCTGCTCCCTGATAAAATTTGTGTGGAATCTTCTTCTTATCTCTAACTGAGTATTTTGTGAGGTATTAAGTAACGATCTCAGCCAAGTATCCTCGTGACAAAGCCCCTTTTAGTGATTTCCTTTAATTGATAATAATTGGATGTCATCTTACGTTTACACGCGCGGTATCCTTTGCCAAACTTTTTGCTAATAAAGTGATACGCCGTAAACACGATCAAAACAAGGCCAACTCCAGACGTTAAAATCGCAATCGCGAGAACCCACTTGTCAGCTGACTTGCTGTTACCCTGGCCGGTTATTGCTACTAGAAAGAAATTAGAAATCCAGATTCAGTTAAACGTGGTTATTAAACAAATGAGCGAATGTTTGGGTGATGCTCGATATGCCAAGTCAACGTATGCACTATTGTCTCGTTCTATTGTGTGAAGTCTATTGTGTTACTGTGTAAGGGATAACGATCGttgttgtgttctttgtgaCGTAACTCGAGACTTGCTATTCACTTGGTATATCGTGCACCAGCCGAATGTTTATCAGTACCGAGCCTTAATCTATCTAGCTAGCCTGCGACAAGGATTAGATTACttaccagtcaattccaaaacctCCCACTTCCCaagggcataccccgggcatttttCCGTACAGTGAGGGATTTgacccaaaatgaggcccgcCCTGTCGGGCATTTTCTTTCGTGTCAAAATGCTGGTCAGCGTTTCGTTCAGCGTGTACATCACGTTCAAGGATTATTGACGTCATTGCTcctatattcactgttttgttggagTATTTGAGAGCCTTtgaagctacgtgcaaacggacgcaacattgttggccaacaactcccaacattgcgtccgtttgcacatagCTTGAAAGAGCTCGTTAAATGTGGGCTTTCTGAAATGAACAATATTATTGGAATGAACAAATCTCCGTAAGACAGTTTTCCTAGACTTGAGATATTTCGGTTGTGTTTAGGAGGAAATTTAGATTTGAATAAACGGTTTGACGCATGGGGAAAATTTTTGACCATGAATAGTCGCTAATGGAGTAGGGGGGATTTGACACTTTTTGAAGGGCTAGCCGGTGGGGTATTTGACCATCTAAACTGCCAATATACAGGGGAATTTGACCAAAACCTTCAAAAAAAGTCAGATTCCCAGGGGTCTGTGCGGGGATATGGGTAGTTTTGTTATTGACTGGTACATTATCTCTGCGACTTGACGCAGGCTAATAGGGATCTTAAAGCCTgttttccatatgatcgctacgaacGCGACGATCGCTCTGAttgctgcgatcgctgagaaaaaaagttcagctatcgcagcgatcatagcAATCATATGGAAACCTGACTTTTCAGAGTtcgcagcgacaacgatcgctgagatagaacCACCCTTTCATATAGTTTAacaagtaaaatccctaccctttgatCGATCTAATGCCTGAAAACGGTACCCCCTtttgaaccccccccccccgtataTGCCATTACGGGGAGTATCCCCCTGGGATTAGACCTTTCCCCATTGTGCTCGTAAAATGTTGGAAAGTTActcactggaatgccaaaaagtgctacctaaatttcaaaagttgccagctaaatttcttgatattttgatataaacgttaattaaaagctttatttttcgttcttcacaataattactaacatcggtcaacaaaaaaaaaattaaaaaagaaattaaaaacattgaagttttctatgaaatcgttgactttttcgtgTTTGATATGTGCTTTAACCCTGGGGCCATTAAACCTATATTtggctcaaaagttgctcagaaaggcaaaatttgctccaaacgccaaaacttgctcaaaagttgccgagcacaatcgggaaaggcctacccgggattaattaataattattcctcgagcccgaatgggctattgactcagaggccatgagggcgagaagaataattgttttagcaaaatccaactagttggtcaaaaatatcgagacaaaacaactttagctagcaaaacgcgatccAGCCCGCCATTGTGTGGattactactaggctatatgttatagcccactggtAGTGAAAAGTGCCCGCTTAACCattcagaacgcagcattgataatagaccactagctggattttattAATACActatattttgttaatttgtgaaaatgtgtcTTTAGACTGGAGCACGATGCAACTCGTTGGTAATTACGGGTGTCAGTAGAACGCGGGGTCGGGGTCGGGGTCTATCTTCTTTTTAAAGAAtactgttttagggttagggttagggttcgggttgacactaaccctaaccctaacataaccctaatcctaacctTAAAACGGTattctataaaaacaagagaTAGACCCCGACCCCGGCCGcgaccccgcgttttactgacacgcGGTAATTACTTTTGAATTCCCATAACATTCCAGCGACTCAGGGACTGACTCAGTGTGGTTCTGTTATCTTCCACTGTTTCGTATTATTTGAAAAGCGATAAGATCTGGATACTATTTTTAGTTTTGGTTGGCaattcagtggcggatccagggaagggcCCCCTCGATATTAttggaccaaactgagaccccccccccccttatatcagggtctggatgaccgcctccccctttatctgaaggtctggatccgccactgcaattAGTCCCATTACAACGCCATACTTTAGTGACTACCCCTTAACATCACTGACCTGTTGAAGTTGAGTTTGTGGTATTTTTTGACGATGGTGTCGAAGGTTCTGCAAATAAAGTTGGTAAAGGGGAAACGTCCTCAACATATTACTTTCATcgatatacatatatatatatatatatatatataatttgcaCGGGCTCTCTTGCCAAGAGAAGGTGTCTAGGTTCAGCATGCTTCTCATTCCCCGTTATGGAACCTCCCTTGCGGTTTCGCACTGGAAATTAAGAATGGTACTTATGGTTGAGTACCGATCCAGCCGTCTCGACCAAAACAAGCCATTTTCCGGACCGGTTTCGACTTTATTGTCTTCTTCAGcggattttacagtttcagcttGTCCGGTCGCTTACACGCCGTTGGACTTATTGCATTACCTATGTGTCACAACTCTTTATATACCATTTATTTATGGTATATAAAGAGTTGTGACACATAGTTAATGCAATAAGTCCAACGGCGTGTAAGCGCCCGGACaagctgaaactgtaaaatccgCTGAAGAAGACAATAAAGTCGAAACCGGCCCGGAAAATGGCTTGTTTTGGTCGAGACGGCTGGATCGGTACTCAACCATAAGTACCATTCTTAATTTCCAGTGCGAAACCGCAAGGGAGGTTCCATAACGGGGAATGAGAAGCATGCTGAACCTAGACACCTTCTCTTGGCAAGAGGGCCCGtgcaaattatatatatatatatatatatatatatgggtcaataaaggattcaaATCAACATATGTAGTGCATTCTCCTTTGTAcaaactatatatatatatatatatatatatatatacatccTTTCGACACTcgaaaagaagaaatgaaacagAACTCTCCAAATATGTTTGGAACttacaaaacgaaaacaaaccgTTTCAGATTAAATGGAAAATTCTTAAGAAATGTAAACCCTACAGCaacattaacaaaaaatgtagTCTTTGCCTGAATGAAAAGTTCATAATCATCTGTAAAAAAGAACTGTGTAGCCTCAACAGAAGAAACGAATTAGCAAGTTCATGCCCCCACAGAAATCGATATGTACTTGGAAACGTTAGAGTAACGTAGCTTAAAACCCGAttatatcacattttttataacGACAGATAATCCctcttatataatgtttttgttacctagcaaccctttcaacagtttcatataacctgaatgtaacgcatctaccatagcaaccatttaaattttcgcatttaACTGCCAGCCTTCCAATTCCAACAGTTCAGTCGtcaaaattgcctgatgagtgtggtccttgcaccatacgaaacagttctgtagcaataaaacgatgattactcgtgaaacctgaacttctgtgaagttataACTGATGCTCCTCAATCAATTGAGtcgagcgctctacgaaatacgttctactcAAAACACGaatttatatatatacatatatacatatacatatatatatatatatatatatatatatatatatatatatataattcaaatgaaaagagaaacaaatacGATTTCTAATATAGGTAAACATATGAGTTACGGTGTTGGTTCTTATATATATGCGGGTGTTTAATGTAGTTGACATTGCAACgcccctttttctttttttttcggtcaATTGTAtcctttaactttaactttaactatAAGGAAAGATGTTATTAGAAGGTgtaatttcctttattcttCTTGCACTTTTTACATGCAATTCATTTTAACAGCCGGAGAATGATTTTGGAAATGAAAAGGGAAAATTGTAAAGAGGGAATACGTCAGCACAGAAATGAATTGTCAGCAAATGCCTGTAATCGTGCATCCTTCTGCTAATAAGCTAGCTTGATTCCAGCGTTCACTTAATGGAACTTGCTTGTTTTTGGACTGAGCCTTTCAATAATTTCCCCAAAGTGATTTGTGTCTGTAAAATCGTGTCCAATCAAAGATTTACTTGTATCGATTGCATTAGGATGTGTTTCACGTAGTGAGGGAGAGCTAATCCAAAAGAAGATTTGTGAATGATATACATGTGTCTGGCAAACCCTCAAACGGCTTATACACAGTTATTCGCCTCTCAAAACGTAAGTCCACGCTTACAGAGTTTTTTTCGatccataattttggtcaaactcGAGAGTTTCTCTTTCGTGGTCAGAGTTTATGACGCTTGTTTAAGAGAACAAAATGAGACGAACAAAtgtaaattgcattttttaataGCTTCAAAACAGCTGCTTCACAGAATATCACTGAACAGACGAAACTCAAAACAGTAGAAGTATAAAAGTGCAGTGAATGTCACAAAATAATCCCAAGCGGTCCCTTTGGGCATTTAGTTCTGTTTGACGTCATCCTTAACCATTTCATACTTGGCAGAGTTCAGGGCTGagacgtcatcattacccaacgattccatgtttttaacaaatcaaGTGTTTTTTTCTAGTATTCATACTGCATATTTCCGATTGTAAGTAATATCATCAACATATTTCTAACACCGATTTAATATTAAATGTAATCTGTTTTACAGGTGTTTCGCCGATAACAGTTTGAAA
The sequence above is a segment of the Porites lutea chromosome 3, jaPorLute2.1, whole genome shotgun sequence genome. Coding sequences within it:
- the LOC140932196 gene encoding uncharacterized protein; translated protein: MTINGLHLELQSAYKKHHSTESALLKVKNDILLNMDGQKVSLLALLDLSAAFATVRHDILLDRLRSRLGVTDQALNWFTSYLSDRTQHVAVNGGLSDTFPLAQGVQ
- the LOC140932197 gene encoding uncharacterized protein; translation: MDLRKWMIRDRLMLNDDKTEFLLLGTQQQLAKVDIDGVTVCESVVNTKPVVKNLGFWFDSQLSISTHISKLCSSAFFHLHYISRIRKFLSPGETKSLVHAFVTSRFDYCNSLFYGLPASQLNKVQRVLNTAARLVCFAPCFSYITPLMYELHWLPLK